The sequence attattaaatggTAGTATTGTTTATACAAGATATTGGTTCTTATACATGGGCAGGGACGGAGCTAGGATTTAGAGTTAGGGGGGCAAAagtataaacaaattttttttaaaaaaactccaAGTAAGCATTCATTTAGAAGAGAAATCCTATGTCCACAATATCTTCactacattttcacaacaaatcgtaagtggtaggttattattaattgttatgagtgagcaaaaaagtaatttaagttgtagattcaaattagaaccaataacaacttaccgcatgtgatttgttatgaaaatattgtggacgtaacacTTCTCAATTTAGAAagttaagctttttttttttttttttggtgtcttgTGTGTTGTCAAATGTATGTAGGTGTTCACTTAGACTAGTTAGAATTGGcttaggaattttttattttattttattttttgtttgtgtcttgtgtgggtttgttttggggtATTGTTTAGGCTTAAGTTTGTCATTCGTCAATTTTGTTGTTAAGcttgttaaatttatttcaaattttagatcaataaaattttttatagcctttaaaaagattaataatattgttgagagggcaaagtgaaaatttattgaaataaattgctaaaattaatacacacacatatatatatacactaaaaaaaatttgaaaaaatttaggggGGGCCACTACCCCTAGTCTAACTATAGTTCCGTCATTGTACGTGGATTCTAATTagtttaactggtaaagtctctgatagttaaataagagatctgaagtTCAATTTCCATTCACACTAAAAACCTATTGATAttttggtctaatgataaaaagaaaaagtgaatgTCAAATATTAGAATGTATTTAAATGTTAATACAGATCGATAGAGTGAAAAATGTGTACTTATTATGGCTCCCACGAAAATATACAATTAGGGTAGGGCccaatatattaataatttatttttttaataatactctttttttttttagaaatatttttttaataatactaGTTACTAATAAAGTAAtaagtgttataaaaaaaaaaaatgtcgcTCATATTACTTGctccaaaaaaatgaaaaaagaaggtGTGGGGTTAACTGCCCACTCTTGCTCGTATTAGAGACTTGTACTAGTAACTGGAACCGAAGTCCCACGATGTTACTTAACCGTCAACTAtagttccaacttccaagtCCAACCAGTGTTCTGTTCTGTACGGCAATGGCTTTCTAAATCTGAATTTGCCATTTCTTCCTTATTTACAGCTCTACGTGTGTAAGTCATCTTTctctttgttgggtttttttcttcttttttttattttttgcttaattttgttgggttttaaaTGCTCTtagattttctgggttttttttttttttttttggttattgtaATCTAAACAAAAATTGGCTCATCTGTCCCTGTGGGAATCGTCACTACACTTGCGTATGCCACAAacaatctttttgttttggggCTTTGAGAGTTAGGAAATGTGGTTCTTTCTTTGTGGATGTGTAGGATTTGAATTTAATGTTTGGTAGATTTTGCGCTTTCCTTCTCTTTATTATGCATTGATGCTTGACACTTTCCtagttcttaaattttatttgaattcttGGGCACTTCGTTACTAAAACTTTAGTGGTCCCTTTTGCCCATTTGggttacacacacacacactctctctctctctcaattcttGAAAGTGTAAGATGGACTGATTGGTCGGTTATTAAATGAAAAAGGTTCATGCTAGTAAATTTTGCCAGTACTGTGTTTGGTTAAGACTTAAGAATTAAGAAACGTGCACTGTGTACCCATTTGTGTGGAAGTATTATATAGTTTCTATTTGATTGCTAATGCTAACAAAGTTTGAGGAAATAAGATAAACctttttatatgtatttatatatttttaaactcttaagttttacaaaatgttgGGATCTGAGGAAGCATTTGAAAATCATCTGGTTTACTTGAGGTGAGTTTTCCCTTTCCTTGGGGCTAAAGTAACTTAAAGAATGATGTTTATGGTTTAGAACTTTAATTTGTTTGCCTCATTTTAAATGGAAcatatgttttctaaaaattttttagcttttggTTGCAGTTCTAAGTGGAAATGCTTTCTGATTATCTACTTCtctttattatgttttttggCTCTTTCCCtttcaatataattttcaaattgttcATGACATTGGTTGTCATTCTGTTTAGTGCAATGGATGCTAGTGACCCTATAGCTGGAATGGAGGTGAGCCACCAAAATGAGGTATCCAATTCTGGCACTGATGATGTTATCATGGAGGAAGGAAGCAGTGTTCTTAATAATGCTGTGGAATACGAAGGGCTAGATAAGAGTTCTGTAGCTGATTCCCTGCTGGGAGAGAGTGGAGCTTTCGAGCCCTTGGCTGAGAAAGATGTAGAAAGATCAAGTTTCCCTCAGGAATTCACTGGTTTGACCATAACAAAGGTGTATTACTACTGAATGGCTGATTAATGTACCTTTACTTTTAGTTGATTAGGGCACATCTCAGTCAGTTTGTTTAAATTAATAGGAAACAAGGGAGGGAGACAACACAAATAGTTTGGAAAATTCCAAGAAAGTTCAAGGCAGGGGAACGGCCATAAAGCATTCAAATCCCAACTCTATAGTGACTtcagtgaagaagaacaaagatgGGAAATTTGGTTCGGTCACCTTAAAGAAACCTTTTGCCCTTGCAACTAACCGGAGGTCACCTAATGACAGGCAGATTGCTGAAAGCATCACAAGCATTCCCTCAGTCAGGGCTAAGAAATTGGCATCTGCAGCTAGTGCTGCTTGCCATTTCCCGGTAAATGCCAGTAACATGATAGTCTACGAATATATTGGATTCAAGGTTAAGAatcattcttttttgttttcatatgcTTTATGCTAATATTTCTTATGGTGTTACTCCGTTTTCTTTTGGGCAGCAATCAGGACAATCTTGCACAGCATTACCAGAGTTAAGCACATCAGAGCCAGAATGTCTCGGGTATATTTTTCTTGCAATTATGGCATATTTCCTTGCTCCTGCTGATTGATTAGTAGGTTTTGAGATGGAGAAAGATCATGGTTGATGTCTATcaattccaaaatattttacttattaaaatgTATCTGACCAATTGACCATATAGTAAGTgtgcaatttgtaatttaaatgtAACTGTTTGCCACAGGGAATACATCAAACATAAGCCAATGGCTAAAGTTGAAGaaaactctcattttttttctttgtgtgttGTCTAGCAGTGGTTGTTGTTGTGCTTTCCTGACATTAATGCCA is a genomic window of Quercus lobata isolate SW786 chromosome 2, ValleyOak3.0 Primary Assembly, whole genome shotgun sequence containing:
- the LOC115977075 gene encoding protein WVD2-like 6 isoform X1 yields the protein MLGSEEAFENHLVYLSAMDASDPIAGMEVSHQNEVSNSGTDDVIMEEGSSVLNNAVEYEGLDKSSVADSLLGESGAFEPLAEKDVERSSFPQEFTGLTITKETREGDNTNSLENSKKVQGRGTAIKHSNPNSIVTSVKKNKDGKFGSVTLKKPFALATNRRSPNDRQIAESITSIPSVRAKKLASAASAACHFPQSGQSCTALPELSTSEPECLGSPAVESTKPERVGRLPSYGFRFKCDERAQKRKEFLSKIEEKIHAKEAERTTLQEKSKESKNAEIKMLRKSLTFKASPMPSFYHEPAPPKVEFKRIPPTRARSPKLGRGKGSSAASSEGTGSHSTQSGRLSLDEKITRNYASKESSGKKPLRKSLPKLPSEKNKLSNSRENMTSSTQHLEQHKIDQEAGKISEPSQRKTEIDANPVPRKQD